A single genomic interval of Astyanax mexicanus isolate ESR-SI-001 chromosome 4, AstMex3_surface, whole genome shotgun sequence harbors:
- the polr2ea gene encoding DNA-directed RNA polymerases I, II, and III subunit RPABC1 has product MDDEEETYRLWKIRKTIMQLCHDRGYLVTQDELDQTLDEFKSQFGDKPSEGRPRRTDLTVLVAHNDDPTDQMFVFFPEEPKVGIKTIKMYCQRMQEENITRAIIVVQMGMTPSAKQSLVDMAPKYILEQFLQQELLINITEHELVPEHIVMTKEEVTELLARYKLKESQLPRIQAGDPVARYFGIKRGQVVKIIRPSETAGRYITYRLVQ; this is encoded by the exons ATGGATGATGAAGAGGAGACCTACCGCCTGTGGAAGATCAGGAAGACTATAATGCAG CTTTGCCATGATCGAGGATACTTGGTGACGCAGGATGAGTTGGATCAGACCCTGGATGAGTTTAAAAGCCAGTTTGGAGACAAACCGAGCGAGGGCCGACCCAGGAGGACAGATCTCACAGTGCTGGTGGCTCACAATGACGATCCGACCGACCAGATGTTCGTCTTCTTTCCTG agGAGCCCAAAGTGGGCATTAAGACTATTAAGATGTACTGCCAGCGAATGCAGGAGGAGAACATCACCCGCGCCATTATTGTAGTCCAGATGGGCATGACTCCATCTGCCAAACAG TCTTTGGTGGACATGGCACCAAAGTATATTCTGGAGCAGTTTCTTCAGCAGGAGCTTCTCATCAACATCACAGAGCACGAG CTTGTTCCTGAACACATAGTGATGACTAAAGAAGAAGTGACGGAGCTGCTCGCGAGATA TAAGCTGAAGGAGAGCCAGTTACCCAGGATTCAGGCTGGAGATCCAGTGGCCCGATATTTTGGAATAAAGAGAGGACAG GTGGTGAAGATCATCAGACCTAGTGAAACTGCAGGTCGATATATTACATACAGACTTGTGCAGTAA